The Lathyrus oleraceus cultivar Zhongwan6 chromosome 5, CAAS_Psat_ZW6_1.0, whole genome shotgun sequence genome includes the window TGTTTGAATTGGCCGTATAGGCTGGAATGGAGTTTGAATAGAATGAAATGAAATAAGTCAACATTTGTGTTTTAGAATCTAAACTAAGGAATGTTAGCCCATTCCACTATATTTCACTTTATACCATCAATCCAAACACACCTTAAGCTATGAGAGTCAGATGTGTGATATATTGGAAGTTCAATAGAATTTATGTATCATTTATTGTAAATAAATAGAGAAAATCTTAGTTACTTGAAAACGTGAACTTCTTGAAGTAATGCATGGAAATTTATGCGGCGTTCAATTAGAGTGCTTTATTTAAAATATAGATGGTGTATCATTTCAATATATATTTGAAAATTAAATTGAATTGTTTCTCCAACTAAGTTTGTCAATTGCACATGTCAATATCAACTGTATCAATTATTTCTTTTGTAACCTTTGTCTTTGTCTTTGTCTTAATGTTTATGAGAATGATATACAAGTTTAAGTTCTTTTTAGTCATTTATCGCTTTATATTGGGTGGAAATAGAAGACATTGGCCCTTCAAGAGGGCCCAAATCACATTAATAAGTTTCTTACGATAATTCAATTGTTAATTTTATAAACTATTTTGCACTCAACATGAATATCACCCTAATCATCATATAATATAAGTATTATTTTCGACGTAAATATGACTTTTACAATTATTAGTTATTACTCCAAATCATTATCCTTTCTCTCATATTTCCCTTTATCTTTTCTTTACTTATCTTTCATCTTTTGCTTTGGTTTTCAGAAAATTAAAAGGCCATCTATAGACTTCATGGAGAAGATACAGACAGACATCAATGCCAGCATGCGGGCAATGCTTATTGATTGGCTTGTGGAGGTAAATTATGGTGGGTGATGGTACTGCCAGGGTGATAAATTTATTCCGGGGGATTTGTTCTTCTCAATGTGCTATATTTTGAGAACTATATATTATTATGTCCCATCATATCTTTATAAGTGGCACTATATGTTTCATTAGAAAATTTGTTTTGACAATATTGTTCTACTTACTTTGTTGTGTCAGTAATTGAGGTTTAAATCCTAGTGTTGGGAGAGGTATAAGATTCACCAAACTAGCTTTTTATCTTTTTTCTTCACGAGGGAACACGAGAAGAGATATATCCTTCGTTGAGTTTCTTTTCAAATGTTTTTCATATAATTTCTCTCTCCATTGTAGGTTGCTGAAGAGTACAGACTTCTACCTGATACACTATTTTTGGCAGTTAACTACCTTGATCGCTATCTCTCAGGCAAAGCAATGAACAGACAGCGGTTACAACTACTTGGTGTTTCCTGCATGATGATTGCCGCGTAGGGTTCTTATCTCTTGATTATTGTTTGTTAAGTAATATCTACTTAACTTGTTTCATTGAACAATGCTCGTTTCAAATACCTGTTTTCCTGTGTTTGTACTGTATGTGTATATCTATTCCGTAAAGTTATAAATTAGTTTGAATTTGGCAGTAAATACGAGGAGATCTGTTCCCCCAAGGTGGAAGAGTTCTGTTATGTTACTGATGATACATATTCTAAGGAGCAggtttgtttttttatttatctTTTGATCAATCCATGACTTCAATTTTGGGTACTTTTATGGCTTTAGTCTCCTAAAACAATAGATGTGTGATATTATTCCAGATGTTAGAGATGGAGTCCTCTGTGCTGAATTTTTTGAAGTTCGAAATGACAGCTCCTACAACTAGATGTTTTTTGAGGTAATGGCTAATTTTCTTCATATTATTTACAAGTGTAAGTGGGAGTAAGTTGCTTTAGTATTGACTTGTGAACATGCCAATGCAGACGCTTCATTACGGTTGCCCAACAAACATGTGAGGTATGTATTTCAATTGAGATTCTTTTTCATCTCTCTAATTTATCTATTGAGATTCATTTTTATCTCTCTAATTTATCTATTGAGATGTTTACCTTTTACTGTTTTCAGGTTCCTCTGATGCAGTTGGAGTATTTGGCCGACTATCTAGCAGAGTTATCGCTTATAGAGTATGATATGCTTAAGCACACCCCGTCACTAATAGCTGCATCAGCTGCTTTCTTGGCTAAATATATACTACTTCCTAGCGAGAAACCTTGGGTATGTATTGCCGGAAACCTATTTATATAGGAATATTTTTCTTTTGATAGGCATATATACTGATGTTGTGCAACTATGCATATATTTTGGTATAGAATTCCATGCTAAGGCATTACACAGGCTATCAAGAATCAGAATTGCGTGAATGTGTTAAGGGACTGCATTTGTTGTACTGCAATGGCTATCATAATTCACCTTCCATTACTGCTATCAGAGAGAAATACAGTGAGCATAAGGTGAGAATACCCTGGTCTTGCTCTGGTGATTGGGTGTAGTAAATTCGGGTGACTTAAGATCCTTCTACAATCACAATCCTTAGTTCTTGGAATTTTTCTGCATCTCATTCATCAgttttttgttttaaacaaatagTTGATTAAGTGATAATCATATTGAGAATTTGACAGATATTTATTTTATTGCATTAATCATATGGATTCTATAAAAAATATTTTCACACCGGTTAGAAGGGTAAATCAAATGGAGGATAGTAGTAGTTAGAGAAAGAGGTGCACCAAACCATTTAGGAATATCTATCTATAGAGTATAGATATAATTCATGATAAGAAAATCTTAGGGATGGGTTGGCTTGTTTTTTAGTTTTTAACAAACTGGCCTGCTTTCATTTGAAGTTAATGCTGTCTATTATTAAATATTTCTCTGTTATCATGTTATGTCATGGTGTTCATCTTTATCAGCACTTCAAATTACTAATTGATTTCGCATCTTTTCATGTTAATATATGGTTTCAGTTCAAGTTTGTGGCAAAGAAGTATTGTCCTCCATCAATACCAGTAGAAGTATTTCACAACTGAAGCCACATACAATTACAAAAAGTGATAGCAAAACATTGAATTGAACATTCTTGAACAGAATCTGCAATTGACTGTCGAAGTGATATATTCGTCAAACAACTAAATTGACATTTTGAGAAAAGATCACAACTTAAAAATGTACAAAGAAGTGTTACTACTATTCAAATATTTGGGGCGTCTGTTCTGCAAGTTCTGGATATCCGGGAGCAAAGGGATGTAACGTTTTGTCTTGTGAATTTTGGTCTATGCCACTTTTGTGCCAATCATTTAAATTTATGATGTGAAATTCTCCGCCAAAACAAAATCCTTTTCATTCCATTTTTTCTTTGTTTCATTTGAACTTACTTTTCATCCTTCATTTTCTTTTCATATTCTTTGAAATATGTAGAGAGCTCCCTTTTTTGTTTTTTGATTTTTATTCTTGTTATAGATATGATTTATCTATTGACTTTATTGAAGATTATTCTTTGTCGACTGCAGTTAGGTATTTTTCTTACGTTAACGCGAAGTCTTTTTTCTTGTGAGATTTGAGTTCACTATGGTTGGTTTCCATTTTTGTGTTTTTATGAAGACTTTTCAAAATGTTTTCATTTCTTAGAGTTCCGGCAGCTTGTTGTAGCAGTGAAGCTCCAGCAGCCCATTGGTTGTCATAATAACGATTTTATTGATaaaattttatataaaaaaagAAGTAATTTTATGAAAATATGAGAGGTCTAAACTTATACACTACATCCAAATTCATCTTTAAATATTTGAATGTTTAAATGGTTATCAACTGTGTATTTATAAATGATTAGTTATTATCTACATTTTATTTTTATATTCGGTATAATTCAAAAGTTATCCGAAATTAAAATTGTATCCATATTTTTTAAATTTCATCCCATATGTATGTAATCTGAATTCGATTCAAACGAAAATAACAAATATAAGACCAAAAGTTTATAACTGCTTCAACAATTAATTCTAAGTCTTTTATAAACTGCTCCGACGCTAATGAAACAAGGTTAGTTGCTTTAAATTAGTTTCCTTTTTTAATTTGACTGTTTTGCTAATGACACTACTCCAATAGTTTTATTGAGCTACTTTTTAAATGTGTAGTACATATTTGTTAACTAATTTTGATATGATTTTTAGAATCGAAAACCCTTCTTCTAAATGTTATGCTAAATGaacttgttttattttaattttaaaaactAATTTTAGTGTCATTATTTTCTAAAACCCttgttttataaaaaaaactCCTCTTTGTTTTATAATTAAAATGCTGACATAAAATAATCATTCCAAATATTAGATATTAAAGCGGAATAAAATCTAAAAAAAATAGTTGACATGAAAACTAAAATTAGTTTAATATTAGCATGtttcagtttttttttaaatttgattttattCGATAAAAGTTAGCATTAAACCattttcaaaagaaaaataattaattttaaaacaacccgttttaaaacaaaataattagtttttcttctaaatttgaaaagataacaaatttaaaattgaatttgtaaattaaaaaaaatagttaCGTAATCGAATTTACAAACGGTTTTATAACCTAATTTTGATTAAAATGTGATTAAAGTTATAAATCAATCCATTTAAAGGCTAGATAtgaatttataaaaaaataacCAACGCGTACACCCTCCTCTCTTGAGAAATGGTAATAATTAAGtttaataatttttttgaaagaaaaaaaaaatgaTTGTTTTTGGTGGAATGAGAATTGGATGGTTCAGAAGGAGTGAGTTCTTCTGATACATTGGTAAGAAATTCCAATGTGATGGAACAATGGTGGATATGCAAGATTAACACTTTAACATCCAAGTTAGTGGAGTTAGAGAGATGCTGGTTATGAGATTGAGAGTAAGATGATACCTATTTTGGCACATGATATGATTTATATATGA containing:
- the LOC127082790 gene encoding cyclin-A1-4 isoform X2, which translates into the protein MFTRSRRFPSSSSSSKNSDDSISNKKVINAVKTQLTKKRPALAEVTNSTNASLVKTSVGAPSKPMVPCVSKTAKTKKDSIANSKKNVMSKNTLQPPLRVKSGELVPAKEACLTKNSQTKSEVQAAIVPSNDGAVCPDIKSVVCAPRWMDISPSNTCSGSVSLDESMSTSDSLMTPEFKYTGNGDVASIKSIENRTNNILNISDSSKMAGRIQDIDTILKSRANEIVDIDCNFKDPRFCASIANEIYENLRVSEKIKRPSIDFMEKIQTDINASMRAMLIDWLVEVAEEYRLLPDTLFLAVNYLDRYLSGKAMNRQRLQLLGVSCMMIAAKYEEICSPKVEEFCYVTDDTYSKEQMLEMESSVLNFLKFEMTAPTTRCFLRRFITVAQQTCEVPLMQLEYLADYLAELSLIEYDMLKHTPSLIAASAAFLAKYILLPSEKPWNSMLRHYTGYQESELRECVKGLHLLYCNGYHNSPSITAIREKYSEHKFKFVAKKYCPPSIPVEVFHN